TAGTCCAGCGCGGGGGCGGCGGGATCGAGCCGGCCTTCCTCCACTAGCATTTCAGCGAGCGTGCCGACGAAGCTCTTGGTCATGGAAAAGGCGATGTGGCGCGTTTCCGGGCCGGTCACGCCGAACCAGCGCTCGAACACCACCCGGCCGCGATGGAGCACGAGGATGCCATCGGTGAAGGCCTCCAGCAGCGCCTCTCCAATCGTGATCGTTCCCTCGCGCCCCAGCGGCGCGAAGCGCACCCCATCCAGATCGTCGTCGACGGCGCGGGGCAGCGGCGCTCCGCCCGCGCCGGCAACGCGCGCGGTCGGCGTGAATTCGCGCATATGGGAAAAGGCCCAGCGCGTGGTCGGAAAGCGCATGTGATCGGCGCGCGCGGCCAACAGGCGCTTGTCCGGCGCGGGCGGCGCTCCCTGCATCCAGCCCATCGCCACGGGATCGCTGGTGATCGCGTCGAGCAGCTTGTCCGGCATTCAACCCTCTCCGTTTTCGTTTTCGGAAAGGAGCATGCCCCAGGGTGCCCGTTCAGGCCAGCCCTCCCGATCAGGAAAGCCTGTCGCGAAAATCCTCGTAGGCGAAGCGCCGCACGCATTCGAGCGCATCGGTTTCGCTGTCCCACAACCATATCGAGGGCAGCGGCACGCCGTTGAAGGTCGTGGTCTTGACCATCGAGTAGTGCGCCTGATCGAGAAAGGCGAAGCGCACGCCGGGTTCGACCGGCGCCGGCAGCCGGAAATCGCCGATCACGTCGCCGGCAAGGCACGAAGGACCGCCCAGGCGCACGGCCTCCCCTTCCCCGCCTTCGTACTCGTCCGTTGGCCGCTCGCCCAGCATGGCTGGGCGGTAGGGCGCTTCCAGCACGTCGGGCATGTGGCAGGTGGCGGAAATATCGGTGATGGCGATCGGCATCCCGTTCCAGTGGGTATCGAGCACGGTGCCCACGAGGATTCCGGCATCCAGCGCCACCGCCTCGCCCGGTTCGAGATAGATCTCGCACCCGGTTTCGGCCTTCACCTGCTGCAGGAACGCCACCAGATCGTCGCGCTGGTAATCGGCGCGGGTGATGTGGTGGCCACCACCGAAGTTCAGCCATTCAAGGCGCGGGAAGAACCGCTCGATACGCGGCTTGAGTGCTTCCCACGTGCGCTGCAGCGGCTCGAAGTCCTGCTCGCACAGCGAATGGAAGTGCAGCCCGGTCACGCCTTCCATGTGCGCGTCGGTCAGTTGGTCGACCGGGAAGCCAAGGCGCGAATGCGGCGCGCATGGATCGTAGCGCGGCACTTCGCCTTCGGCGTGGAGCGGGTTGATGCGCAAGGCCACGTCGAAGTGCTCGCCAGCGCTGCGCGCGGCGGCAAGCTCGCCGGAGAAGCGCGCATGCTGGCCCGGCGAATTGAAGATCACATGGTCGGACAGGCGCAGGATCTCGGGCAGGTCCTCCGCCTTGTAGGCCGCGCAATAGGTCGCGATCTCGCCGCCGTAGTGCTCGTCGGCGAGCTTGGCTTCCCACAGGCCGGACGTACAGACGCCATCGAGGTACTGGCCGACGATGGGCGCGACGCGCCACATCGAGAACGCCTTGAGCGCCGCCAGAACCTTGATCCCCGCCCGATCGCGCACGTCGGCCAGCACCGCCAGATTGGCACGCAGCCGGGCCGCGTCCACGACGAAGGCGGGACTATCGACCCGCGACAGGTCGAAATGGGCGAACGCGCCCGGATCACCGGCTCTGGTTTCCATGGGCAGTCCTTCAGTCGATGCAGAGGCCGGGCTGCGCCTTGCCGTCCCGCACTTCGGCAAAGCAGCCGAACAACCTGTCGTCGGCTTGGCACTTCCCCGATGCAGGTTCACCGGCGGCGGGCAGTCCGCCCTCGCGATCGGCAATGCAGCGTCCCTGGCAATCGGCCTTGTCATGGCAGGCCTTGCCCGCATCGGCATAGCGATGGACGCACAGTTCGGCGCCTAGGCGCCCGCGCCGCTCCAGGAACCCGCCACTCGCCGCGCACGACGGGCCGGATTGCGCGACGGGCGCGGAAGGCGCCGTCGGCGCCTTGGCCGGCGCGCAGGCCGCCAGCGCCTGGCAGGCAACAAGGCTGATCAGCAGGCGGCGCATCAAAATGCCAGCGGTCCCTCGAGTTCCTTCACCTGCCAGGGCAGGCCGTGCTTGTTCAGCATGTCCATGTAGGGGTCGGGATCGAACTGTTCCATGTTGAACACGCCCTCGCCCTTCCACACGCCCTGCACCATCAGCGCGGCGCCGATCATCGCGGGCACACCGGTGGTGTAGCTGACCGCCTGGTTGCCGGTTTCGGCATAGGCGTCCTCGTGATCGCAGATGTTGTAGATGTAGAAGGTCTTCTCGCCCGAACCGTCCAGCGCCTCGCCCGTGGCGATGTCGCCGATGTTGGTCTTGCCCTTGGTGGTGGAACCAAGGCTCGACGGTTCGGGCAGCACGGCCTTCAGGAACTGGAGCGGGATAATCTCCTTGCCTTCGTAGATCACCGGGTCGATCCGCGTCATGCCCACGTTCTGCAGCACGGTGAGGTGCGTGATATAGGCATCGCCGAAGGTCATCCAGAAGCGCGCGCGCTCCATTTCCGGAATGAACTTCGCCAGGCTTTCCAGCTCCTCGTGGTACATCAGGTACATGTTCTTCGGGCCGACCGCCTCGAAATCGAAGGTCTGCTTCACCGACATCGCCGGGGTTTCCACCCAGTCGCCATTCTCCCAGTGGCGCGCGGGCGCGGTCACTTCGCGGATGTTGATTTCCGGATTGAAGTTGGTGGCGAAGTGCTGGCCGTGATCGCCGCCGTTGCAATCCAGGATGTCGAGCGTGCGGATGGTCTTGAGCTTGTGTTTCTTCAGCCACATCGCGAACGCGCTGGTCACGCCCGGATCGAAGCCCGAGCCCAGCAGCGCCATCAGGCCGGCGGCCTTGAACTTTTCCTGGTAGGCCCACTGCCACTTGTATTCGAACTTCGCTTCCTCGCGCGGTTCGTAGTTGGCGGTGTCCATGTAGTTGACGCCGGCGGCAAGGCAGGCGTCCATGATCGCCAGGTCCTGATACGGCAGCGCCAGGTTCACGACGAGCACGGGCTGAACCTCCCGGATCAGCGCGGTCGTCGCGGCCACGTCGTCGGCGTCGATCTGGTAGGTCGCCACGTCGCGCCCGGTGCGCTGCTTAACCGAAGCGGCGATCGCATCGCACTTGCTCTTGGTGCGGCTGGCGAGAACAACGTCGCCAAAGATATCCGGGTTCATCGCCATCTTGTGGACCGCGACCGAGCCGACGCCGCCTGCGCCGATGACGAGTACTTTAGCCATGGGTTCTCCAAACATTTTCAACCGCCGCGCGGCACGGCGCGGGACATTCATGGCAAGCGCCTTTAGGGGATAGGAATGACAAACCCAAGTCCTCCTTCTTCCTCAGGCCCCGCTTCCGTCCGCCGCCCCACCCGCGATGGCGTGCTGCGCGCGGCCGCGAAGATCGCGGACATCCTGCCACAAACCCCGATGCTGCCGCTCGATGTCAACGGCGTGACAATCTGGTGCAAGGTGGAGAGCCTGCAACCCGTTGGCGCGTTCAAGATCCGCGGCGCATGGCACCGGATGAGCGACCTTTCGCCGGACGAGAGGGCGCGCGGCGTGGTGGCGGTATCGAGCGGCAACCACGCGCAGGGGGTGGCCTGGGCGGCGCGCAGGCTGGGCGTGGCGGCCACGATCGTGATGCCGTCCGACGCGCCGGGGGTGAAGCTGGAAGCGACGCGGGCGCTGGGCGCGCAGATCGTGCTCTACCAACGGATGCGCGAATCGCGCGATGCCATCGCCGCCGATCTCTGCGCGAAAACCGGCGCGGTGCTCGTCCACGCCTATGGCGATCCCTGGGTGATCGAAGGGCAGGGTTCGGCGGGCATCGAACTGGCGGCGCAGATGGAAGCGCGAGCCGGCGGCGCGCCCACGCGGATCGTCTGCCCCTGCGGCGGCGGCGGACTCACCGCCGGCCTCGCCCTCGCCTGCCCCGATGCGGAAATCGTGCCGGTGGAACCGGAAGGCTGGGACGATGTGACGCGCAGCCTGGCGGCGGGGCATATCCTGCTGCTCGACGCCAATCCACCGCCGACCGCCTGCGACGCCTTGCAGACACCCGTAACGTTCCCGGTCAACTTCGAGGTGATGACGGCCCGCGGACTGCAAGGCGTGACCGTGAGCGAAGCCGAAGTGCGCGCCGCGCAAAGGCTGGCGTTCGCGAAACTGCGCCTGGTGATCGAGCCGGGCGGCGCGGCGGCGCTGGCGGCCGTGCTGGCCGGCAAGGTCCCGGCCGACGGGCGCACGGCGGTATTGCTGTCCGGCGGGAACGTCGATCCGGCCTCTTTCCTGCAGGTCATCGCCACGCCCGGTTGAACCGCCCCCCTCTGCCACAATACCGCAACGTCCGAAGCCTAATCGCGCGTCATCCATTGGCGATGTCCGAGGTTTCGCAATGCTGGAGAGAGCGCGCACTCATCCGATTACCCGTTCGGTGGTCCGCAAAGGTTCGGGCGTGGCCAACCGCTTGCTCGATCACACGTTTGCCCTCGCGTTCCGGGGCCTGGTCTATGCTCAGATCTGGGAAGATCCCGAAGTGGACATGGAGGCGCTGCAGATTCGCCCCGACAGCCGCATGGTCGCCATCGCCAGCGGCGGCTGCAACGTGCTTTCGTACCTCGTTGCCGATCCGCAGGCGATCACCGCCGTCGATCTCAACACCGCGCATATCGCACTCAACCGGCTCAAGCTCGCCTCGGCCCGGCACCTGCCCAGCCACGCGCTATTCCGCCGCTTCTTCGCCGATGCCGACAGCCGCGCCAACATCGCCGCCTATCGCGAATGGGTGGCCCCCCACCTCGACGAGGTCAGCCGCCGCTATTGGGAAGGGCGTGACCTTTCCGGACGCCGCCGCATCGGCGGCTTCAGCAAGGGCATCTACAAGCGCGGGCTGCTCGGCAACTTCATCGGCGTGGCGCATCTTCTGGCGAAGCTGTACCGCATCGACCTGTCGGAAATCCTCGCCGCGCCGACGCTGGAGGAGCAGCGCCGCGTGTTCGAGGAAAAGCTGGCCCCGGTGTTCGACCGGCGCTTCGTGCGCTGGCTGACCGACCAGCCGGCCTCGCTGTTCGGGCTTGGCATTCCCCCGGCGCAGTTCGATGCGCTGGCCGGCGACCAGCCGATGGCGGCCGTGCTGCGCCAGCGGCTGGAAAAGCTGGCCTGCGGCTTCGCCATCAACGACAACTATTTCGCCTGGCAGGCCTTTTCGCGCGGGTACGGCAAGGCACCCGAATGCCCGCTGCCCCCGTACCTGCAGGAAGCGAACTGGAACGCCGTGCGGGCACGGGCCGAACGCGTGACGGTTCGCCACGCCAACATGACGGAACACCTCGCACAGCAGGATGCCGCCTCGCTCGATCGCTACGTACTGCTCGATGCGCAGGACTGGATGACCGACGACCAGCTCAACGCGCTGTGGCGCGAGATCACCCGCACTGCTCGCCCCGGCGCGCGCGTGCTGTTCCGCACCGCCGCCGCGCCCAGCCTGCTGCCGGGCCGCGTCGATGAAGCGATGCTGGCGCGCTGGCGCTATCACGAAGCCCTGTCGCTTGACCTGACCGCGCGCGATCGCTCGTCGATCTATGGCGGCGTCCACCTCTACGAACTGGCATGAGCACGATACTCACCCGCCCCGCAACGGGATCGCACGGCGCGTTGATGGATTCGATCTATCGCCGCCAGCGCCACATCTATGACGCGACGCGCAAGTACTACCTGTTCGGGCGCGATACGCTGATCGACCGGATGGGCTGCGCGCCGGGCCAGAGCGTGCTGGAAGTGGGCTGCGGCACCGGCCGCAACCTGGCCCGAATCGGATCGCGCTGGCCGTGGGTGCGGCTGCACGGCTTCGACATATCGGCGCATATG
The Novosphingobium sp. EMRT-2 genome window above contains:
- a CDS encoding carboxynorspermidine decarboxylase translates to METRAGDPGAFAHFDLSRVDSPAFVVDAARLRANLAVLADVRDRAGIKVLAALKAFSMWRVAPIVGQYLDGVCTSGLWEAKLADEHYGGEIATYCAAYKAEDLPEILRLSDHVIFNSPGQHARFSGELAAARSAGEHFDVALRINPLHAEGEVPRYDPCAPHSRLGFPVDQLTDAHMEGVTGLHFHSLCEQDFEPLQRTWEALKPRIERFFPRLEWLNFGGGHHITRADYQRDDLVAFLQQVKAETGCEIYLEPGEAVALDAGILVGTVLDTHWNGMPIAITDISATCHMPDVLEAPYRPAMLGERPTDEYEGGEGEAVRLGGPSCLAGDVIGDFRLPAPVEPGVRFAFLDQAHYSMVKTTTFNGVPLPSIWLWDSETDALECVRRFAYEDFRDRLS
- a CDS encoding saccharopine dehydrogenase family protein, whose protein sequence is MAKVLVIGAGGVGSVAVHKMAMNPDIFGDVVLASRTKSKCDAIAASVKQRTGRDVATYQIDADDVAATTALIREVQPVLVVNLALPYQDLAIMDACLAAGVNYMDTANYEPREEAKFEYKWQWAYQEKFKAAGLMALLGSGFDPGVTSAFAMWLKKHKLKTIRTLDILDCNGGDHGQHFATNFNPEINIREVTAPARHWENGDWVETPAMSVKQTFDFEAVGPKNMYLMYHEELESLAKFIPEMERARFWMTFGDAYITHLTVLQNVGMTRIDPVIYEGKEIIPLQFLKAVLPEPSSLGSTTKGKTNIGDIATGEALDGSGEKTFYIYNICDHEDAYAETGNQAVSYTTGVPAMIGAALMVQGVWKGEGVFNMEQFDPDPYMDMLNKHGLPWQVKELEGPLAF
- a CDS encoding threonine/serine dehydratase, coding for MTNPSPPSSSGPASVRRPTRDGVLRAAAKIADILPQTPMLPLDVNGVTIWCKVESLQPVGAFKIRGAWHRMSDLSPDERARGVVAVSSGNHAQGVAWAARRLGVAATIVMPSDAPGVKLEATRALGAQIVLYQRMRESRDAIAADLCAKTGAVLVHAYGDPWVIEGQGSAGIELAAQMEARAGGAPTRIVCPCGGGGLTAGLALACPDAEIVPVEPEGWDDVTRSLAAGHILLLDANPPPTACDALQTPVTFPVNFEVMTARGLQGVTVSEAEVRAAQRLAFAKLRLVIEPGGAAALAAVLAGKVPADGRTAVLLSGGNVDPASFLQVIATPG
- a CDS encoding DUF3419 family protein gives rise to the protein MLERARTHPITRSVVRKGSGVANRLLDHTFALAFRGLVYAQIWEDPEVDMEALQIRPDSRMVAIASGGCNVLSYLVADPQAITAVDLNTAHIALNRLKLASARHLPSHALFRRFFADADSRANIAAYREWVAPHLDEVSRRYWEGRDLSGRRRIGGFSKGIYKRGLLGNFIGVAHLLAKLYRIDLSEILAAPTLEEQRRVFEEKLAPVFDRRFVRWLTDQPASLFGLGIPPAQFDALAGDQPMAAVLRQRLEKLACGFAINDNYFAWQAFSRGYGKAPECPLPPYLQEANWNAVRARAERVTVRHANMTEHLAQQDAASLDRYVLLDAQDWMTDDQLNALWREITRTARPGARVLFRTAAAPSLLPGRVDEAMLARWRYHEALSLDLTARDRSSIYGGVHLYELA